A single genomic interval of Helianthus annuus cultivar XRQ/B chromosome 13, HanXRQr2.0-SUNRISE, whole genome shotgun sequence harbors:
- the LOC118485484 gene encoding uncharacterized protein LOC118485484 has product MNFDHVHVDDVDIAPIDSLQDLPPTAVAEQATGHIIRFVRMAADYFRLPDDVSIKAKLDLGVKSITIRLLHLNPQKEFPNGTIRQARLEGYCYALSSWSRLMNIAGIKVGDTVYFCFDETEQVLSVERVVSPLNHI; this is encoded by the exons ATGAACTTTGATCATGTACATGTCGATGAT GTTGATATTGCACCTATTGATTCTCTTCAAGATCTGCCTCCCACTGCTGTTGCTGAACAAGCCACTGGACATATTATTCGTTTTGTTCGAATGGCTGCTGACTATTTT cGGCTTCCTGATGATGTTTCCATAAAGGCTAAACTTGATTTGGGTGTTAAAAGTATCACAATCAGACTTTTGCATCTTAATCCTCAGAAGGAATTTCCTAATGGTACTATACGTCAAGCGAGACTCGAAGGTTATTGTTATGCATTAAGTAGTTGGTCGAGATTAATGAACATTGCTGGCATTAAGGTGGGTGACAcggtttatttttgttttgacgAAACTGAACAAGTTTTGAGTGTAGAAAGGGTTGTTTCTCCTTTGAACCATATTTAG